CAAGAtcttttcatatatatatttctacTCTTACTTGGAGGACCTTCACATCACAATACAGTGAGTGAACGCTCTCAGGTTGTTTTAAGGTTTGAGCTGCCCTTTGGCTCAAACCATAATGATAGGAACACACATGATGTGAAGGAAGGAGCACATCTGCATGTGTCGAGGGAGCCAAATAATATTATTGCACTTTGAAAATGTCAGCATGGTAGAGCTCACTAAGGAATGCTACAGTCTTGAAGAGCCCTGCCTTTTTCAGGTGACAGATACAGCCTTCTGCTGTATTGACATAAGCTTTGGGTTTGTAgaccttttttgttttctcttatgCAAGATTTCTAAACATTAAGCAGTTTTGTACAGGACGTTGGCACTCTGGGGAATTTTGACTTTGAAACTCTAGTACATGCAAGTGTTTAAGATAAATGGAGGTTTGAACTGAATTCTCATGTCTTTCTCTTTGTTCTAAAATGAAGACTAATATGTGAAGATTCAGTAGGCAGAATAACTTTGTGCTGAGCTAGGTTTAACCCTAGATGATTCTGTGCTGAATAAGTAGCAGTTCACTGAATTTTCAAATGGCTGTGTGGAGTTTGCTTTCAGTTAACACTGTCCTCTCTATATTACAACCAATTACTTTAggtgttttttaattttcctttctgcttgaGCACAGTTAAACTATATTCAGCACTTAGTAGAAGATGTTTTCTACACACATCACATCAGGAATTCCATCTTGGATTACTGACAGTGGATTTCCTGATCCTTTTTGAAAGCTCTCACCTATTTTGTGTTAGTTGTCTACTAGCAAGGTAAGAAGTACTACTGCAGTTGTTAGCATATGCATTTTCAGGTACCTTCTTTATAATTTGCAATGATATAATGATTAGCCATCTGCCCAGATGGTGACTGTAATTTCCTTACTCATATCAATGGGCTGTTATTCACATGAGTAATCTCACCGACTCGAGGTGTATTGCTTTTGTAGCTAACTGTTCCCTCGTGGAAAGCCTGACAATATGTTCTGCAGCAGAACACAGTTAAAAGGCAGCATCATAATGCAGACCTGTAAACTGTCATTCTCCCACGTGAGCATCTAGGTAGGAGGCCTAGCAGTGCTGAACACCAAATGATAAAACCTACTTAGCTAATTCATATTGACCTGAAATTATCTGCCTCACAGTAGACTAACATCAATAGTAATTTATTTGCATTGAGGTAAAAGGtacatttatgtatttttacattCTGATTAACAGCAATATCATAATTTCTTCAGATGCTAATTAATGCCTTTCTCGTTCCAAGCAGGACTGTAAAATGGATTTAGAATTCAAAGACCGTAACAACAGCACACGTAGCAAGAACACTTCTGCTGCAACAAAGAATTTTTCTGCCTGGGAAGACTATAAGAGTAGCGTTGATGACATGCAGTACTTTCTCATTGGGCTGTACACACTTATAAGTCTGGCTGGCTTTGTGGGAAATCTACTTATACTAATGGCCCTACTAAAGTGCAAGCAGAAGACAGTAATAAACATTCTCATTGGAAACTTGGCCTTTTCTGACATCTTGGTTGTGCTGTTTTGTTCACCTTTCACACTGACATCTGTCCTGCTTGACCAATGGATGTTTGGCACTGTCATGTGCCATGTAATGCCCTTCCTCCAGTGTGCCTCAGTCCTAGTTTCAACTTTGATGTTAATATCTATTGCTGCAGTCAGGTACCGTATGATAAAGTATCCCCTCTCCAGCAATCTCACAGCAAAACAAGGCTATTTCTTAATAGTGATCATTTGGGCCTTTGGCTTCACAATTTGCTCCCCTCTGCCAGTTTTCCATAAAACCGTGGACCTCAGCAAAACTCTGAATTTAGAGGGACTGGAGAACAGGCTGCTGTGCATCGAGTCCTGGCCTTCTGATTCCTACAGGATCGCCTTCACGATAGCCTTGCTGTTCATGCAGTACATCCTGCCGCTGGCGTGCCTGACCGCCAGCCACACCAGCGTCTGCAGGAGCATAGGTGCTAGGCTGtcaaacaaggaaaacaagttTGAAGAAAAGGAGATGATAAACCTAACTCTTCATCCCTCTAAGAGTGCTGGCACACAGGTTCAACCCTCCAGATATTCCAGGTGGAGCTGTGCCTTTGGCAGAAGGCACCACAGAAGATACAGTAGAAAGACTTCAAGTGTGATGCCAGCTATTTCAAGGCATCATCAGGATACTCATTCCAGAGATCTCCCAGAAACCTCTGACACAGAAAAAAGCcagcttttttcctccagtaAATTCATCCCTGGGATCCCTAtctgttttgaaatgaaaccagaagaaaacacagagatcCAGAACATGATTACAGTATCCCAATCCATCATCAGAATTAAGACAAGATCAAGGAGGGTTTTCTGCAGACTGACAGTGCTAATACTAGTTTTTGGCTTCAGCTGGATGCCTCTTCACCTTTTCCACATTGTCACAGATTTTAATGCCACTCTCATTTCCAACAGGCACTTTAAATTAGTATATTGCATATGCCATTTGTTGGGTATGATGTCCTGCTGCTTGAATCCCATTCTCTATGGGTTTCTTAACAACAGCATAAAAGCTGATTTAATGTCCCTTATTTCATGCTGCCAAATACCATGATTTTATGTGCCCTAAgataaagtaaaacaaacaagtATGGCTTTCAAGCCTAGTGGTGTGCATAGCTGTAAAAGCTCaattagtttagtttagttagTGTGAGTTGGTTGTGATTAGTAGCATTTTTTTGTGGATGGATAGTTCTATGGCTGCACATATTTCTTGCATTGGGCAGAAATATATGCATATgttataatattattttatctgTTACATCAAGGAAATCATGCTCAGTGTACAAAACCAGAATACCATTTTCATTACCCAAATTGTTGGCAACCTGTACTTTGGAATTATACAGAATATATAATGAGTAATAAATGTGAGACAGACTACTTAGACATATCAGTATTAACTGTCATAAAActataataaaatacataacATTTACTAAATAATTATTGTTGAGATTATTTCAGTGCCAGCTTTGACTGCTTTCTAATATAATTAAATCTCTCTGGGTgttattaggaaaatatttttccttagcTCTTTGACTCATAGTTTGCAATATCTTTGCAAGATGCTTTGCTGCTTATTCCTTGGTTGCCTTATTCCCTGGAATGGGTTTGAGGGTCATTGTTCTTGCCTTGACTGTTTCCATCTCACTGTATTTATCCAATACAACCTACCTCTGATTTCCTCAGACAATTTTCACTCTGGCTTGTCATTTTATGTCATTTTCATCCAGCCTGAATTTATCTATAGTTATGTCTTTATTCTCACAGTGATGACACCCCTGAAAATACAACACATTTCTGATCAGAGTAAGCCTTCATTATCTAA
The window above is part of the Molothrus ater isolate BHLD 08-10-18 breed brown headed cowbird chromosome 4, BPBGC_Mater_1.1, whole genome shotgun sequence genome. Proteins encoded here:
- the NPY5R gene encoding neuropeptide Y receptor type 5 yields the protein MDLEFKDRNNSTRSKNTSAATKNFSAWEDYKSSVDDMQYFLIGLYTLISLAGFVGNLLILMALLKCKQKTVINILIGNLAFSDILVVLFCSPFTLTSVLLDQWMFGTVMCHVMPFLQCASVLVSTLMLISIAAVRYRMIKYPLSSNLTAKQGYFLIVIIWAFGFTICSPLPVFHKTVDLSKTLNLEGLENRLLCIESWPSDSYRIAFTIALLFMQYILPLACLTASHTSVCRSIGARLSNKENKFEEKEMINLTLHPSKSAGTQVQPSRYSRWSCAFGRRHHRRYSRKTSSVMPAISRHHQDTHSRDLPETSDTEKSQLFSSSKFIPGIPICFEMKPEENTEIQNMITVSQSIIRIKTRSRRVFCRLTVLILVFGFSWMPLHLFHIVTDFNATLISNRHFKLVYCICHLLGMMSCCLNPILYGFLNNSIKADLMSLISCCQIP